In Syngnathus scovelli strain Florida chromosome 11, RoL_Ssco_1.2, whole genome shotgun sequence, one DNA window encodes the following:
- the lactbl1b gene encoding putative beta-lactamase-like 1 isoform X1, whose amino-acid sequence MGKTGSKVLREATVDGLQTQTPPTLAIAAVPPAPSPPPSAATIQFQGVTKPKKMKVKWSQVGLVFFLMLSMVMTGCFFWQYQLPKMQPDEGLGDNAKSEMRCPRYPEPVPLQHPIPALKEALEKVDILLRQSINPISLPALSAIIILNDTVLWTGNFGKRNISDVFSGPPNEYTIYRIASLSKIFPTLMLYRLWEEGKIGSLDDPLEKYVDNFTIKNPTGRSRDSELKYVTDGLIFLDSGEVPIRSSSVTLRRMASQLSGLPRRLRATNLLWKGKTQSAINLLQDDVLVADPGTKCHYSNLAFSLLAHVMSERVVKMDYQHWVSENILDRLGMEDTGFDITPGLQGQVAVGVYSNGKPAPLYDLGWYRPSGQMFSTAADLAKLAMTLLGAYHRKLLDPDSLKIMLTPLFRCDKDYFANRTGTPWEVNELLGYEMVRKDGDLDGYSATFSLVPRLKLGLVVLMAGGRSQKQDLVAKAYRHIIPALENAFRETRRVLSAPPNPEAYAGFFTYSNITFYEIKAGSDGVLTMQQFGPQIEELIPQTYRTIKLNYLVERVFKVVFEREYPCVLRVGSATVSLEAQDGQLFNFYVYNKHGVSPGFDAPGLNTYNVVRIARKPSFSS is encoded by the exons ATGGGCAAGACCGGGAGTAAAGTCCTCAGGGAAGCCACTGTGGATGGGCTCCAAACTCAG ACGCCACCTACCCTCGCCATCGCCGCTGTCCCTCcggctccttctcctcctccttccgcCGCCACCATCCAGTTCCAAGGGGTCACAAAACCCAAGAAGATGAAGGTGAAATGGTCCCAAGTGGGTTTGgtgttctttctcatgctctccATGGTGATGACGGGATGCTTCTTTTGGCAATATCAGCTTCCAAAGATGCAACCAG ATGAAGGGCTGGGTGACAATGCCAAATCGGAGATGAGGTGTCCCCGCTACCCCGAGCCGGTTCCGCTGCAGCATCCTATTCCCGCTCTGAAAGAGGCCCTGGAAAAG GTGGACATTTTGCTTCGTCAGAGCATCAATCCAATTAGTCTGCCGGCTCTCTCCGCCATCATTATCCTGAATGACACTGTTTTATGGACCGGCAATTTTGGCAAAAGGAACATCTCAGATGTATTCTCGGGACCCCCCAATGAATACACCATCTACAG AATTGCCAGCCTGTCCAAAATATTCCCCACGCTGATGCTGTACCGCCTGTGGGAAGAGGGCAAGATCGGCTCACTGGATGACCCGCTGGAGAAATACGTGGACAATTTCACCATCAAGAACCCCACGGGGAGGTCGCGTGACTCGGAGCTCAAATACGTGACGGACGGTTTGATCTTCCTGGACAGCGGCGAGGTCCCTATTCGATCTTCCTCGGTGACGCTCCGCAGGATGGCCAGCCAGCTCTCTG GTCTGCCAAGGAGACTCAGAGCAACAAACCTTCTCTGGAAAGGAAAGACTCAGTCGGCAATCAATCTTCTGCAGGATGATGTCCTTGTTGCCGATCCGGGAACTAA ATGTCACTACAGCAATCTTGCCTTCTCACTGCTGGCACACGTCATGTCTGAGCGAGTGGTCAAAATGGACTACCAGCATTGGGTTTCAGAGAACATCCTGGATCGCCTGGGCATGGAGGACACAGGATTCGACATCACACCAGGTCTCCAGGGCCAGGTGGCCGTGGGCGTGTACTCCAACGGAAAGCCCGCTCCATTGTACGACTTGGGCTGGTATCGCCCGTCGGGTCAGATGTTCTCCACGGCAGCGGACCTGGCCAAGCTGGCCATGACGCTGCTGGGTGCCTATCACCGCAAACTTCTGGATCCCGACTCCTTGAAGATCATGCTCACGCCGCTCTTCAGGTGCGACAAGGACTACTTCGCAAACCGTACGGGGACGCCGTGGGAGGTGAATGAGCTGCTGGGCTATGAGATGGTGCGGAAAGACGGCGACCTGGACGGCTACTCGGCCACATTCTCCTTGGTGCCGCGACTTAAACTCGGCCTGGTGGTGCTCATGGCTGGGGGTCGTTCCCAAAAGCAGGACTTGGTGGCCAAAGCCTACCGCCACATCATCCCTGCCTTAGAAAACGCCTTCAGGGAAACCCGCAGGGTGCTCTCGGCGCCCCCGAACCCAGAAGCCTACGCGGGCTTCTTTACCTACAGCAACATCACCTTCTACGAAATCAAAGCCGGCTCGGATGGCGTTCTCACCATGCAGCAATTCGGCCCTCAAATCGAAGAGCTGATACCGCAAACGTACCGGACCATAAAGCTCAACTACCTGGTAGAGCGCGTCTTCAAGGTGGTCTTTGAAAGAGAGTACCCCTGCGTCCTCAGGGTGGGTTCGGCCACCGTGTCGTTGGAGGCCCAGGATGGACAACTGTTCAACTTCTACGTGTACAACAAGCACGGCGTTTCCCCCGGGTTCGACGCGCCGGGTCTGAACACGTACAATGTGGTCAGGATAGCACGCAAGCCGTCCTTCTCCAGCTGA
- the lactbl1b gene encoding putative beta-lactamase-like 1 isoform X2, with the protein MKVKWSQVGLVFFLMLSMVMTGCFFWQYQLPKMQPDEGLGDNAKSEMRCPRYPEPVPLQHPIPALKEALEKVDILLRQSINPISLPALSAIIILNDTVLWTGNFGKRNISDVFSGPPNEYTIYRIASLSKIFPTLMLYRLWEEGKIGSLDDPLEKYVDNFTIKNPTGRSRDSELKYVTDGLIFLDSGEVPIRSSSVTLRRMASQLSGLPRRLRATNLLWKGKTQSAINLLQDDVLVADPGTKCHYSNLAFSLLAHVMSERVVKMDYQHWVSENILDRLGMEDTGFDITPGLQGQVAVGVYSNGKPAPLYDLGWYRPSGQMFSTAADLAKLAMTLLGAYHRKLLDPDSLKIMLTPLFRCDKDYFANRTGTPWEVNELLGYEMVRKDGDLDGYSATFSLVPRLKLGLVVLMAGGRSQKQDLVAKAYRHIIPALENAFRETRRVLSAPPNPEAYAGFFTYSNITFYEIKAGSDGVLTMQQFGPQIEELIPQTYRTIKLNYLVERVFKVVFEREYPCVLRVGSATVSLEAQDGQLFNFYVYNKHGVSPGFDAPGLNTYNVVRIARKPSFSS; encoded by the exons ATGAAGGTGAAATGGTCCCAAGTGGGTTTGgtgttctttctcatgctctccATGGTGATGACGGGATGCTTCTTTTGGCAATATCAGCTTCCAAAGATGCAACCAG ATGAAGGGCTGGGTGACAATGCCAAATCGGAGATGAGGTGTCCCCGCTACCCCGAGCCGGTTCCGCTGCAGCATCCTATTCCCGCTCTGAAAGAGGCCCTGGAAAAG GTGGACATTTTGCTTCGTCAGAGCATCAATCCAATTAGTCTGCCGGCTCTCTCCGCCATCATTATCCTGAATGACACTGTTTTATGGACCGGCAATTTTGGCAAAAGGAACATCTCAGATGTATTCTCGGGACCCCCCAATGAATACACCATCTACAG AATTGCCAGCCTGTCCAAAATATTCCCCACGCTGATGCTGTACCGCCTGTGGGAAGAGGGCAAGATCGGCTCACTGGATGACCCGCTGGAGAAATACGTGGACAATTTCACCATCAAGAACCCCACGGGGAGGTCGCGTGACTCGGAGCTCAAATACGTGACGGACGGTTTGATCTTCCTGGACAGCGGCGAGGTCCCTATTCGATCTTCCTCGGTGACGCTCCGCAGGATGGCCAGCCAGCTCTCTG GTCTGCCAAGGAGACTCAGAGCAACAAACCTTCTCTGGAAAGGAAAGACTCAGTCGGCAATCAATCTTCTGCAGGATGATGTCCTTGTTGCCGATCCGGGAACTAA ATGTCACTACAGCAATCTTGCCTTCTCACTGCTGGCACACGTCATGTCTGAGCGAGTGGTCAAAATGGACTACCAGCATTGGGTTTCAGAGAACATCCTGGATCGCCTGGGCATGGAGGACACAGGATTCGACATCACACCAGGTCTCCAGGGCCAGGTGGCCGTGGGCGTGTACTCCAACGGAAAGCCCGCTCCATTGTACGACTTGGGCTGGTATCGCCCGTCGGGTCAGATGTTCTCCACGGCAGCGGACCTGGCCAAGCTGGCCATGACGCTGCTGGGTGCCTATCACCGCAAACTTCTGGATCCCGACTCCTTGAAGATCATGCTCACGCCGCTCTTCAGGTGCGACAAGGACTACTTCGCAAACCGTACGGGGACGCCGTGGGAGGTGAATGAGCTGCTGGGCTATGAGATGGTGCGGAAAGACGGCGACCTGGACGGCTACTCGGCCACATTCTCCTTGGTGCCGCGACTTAAACTCGGCCTGGTGGTGCTCATGGCTGGGGGTCGTTCCCAAAAGCAGGACTTGGTGGCCAAAGCCTACCGCCACATCATCCCTGCCTTAGAAAACGCCTTCAGGGAAACCCGCAGGGTGCTCTCGGCGCCCCCGAACCCAGAAGCCTACGCGGGCTTCTTTACCTACAGCAACATCACCTTCTACGAAATCAAAGCCGGCTCGGATGGCGTTCTCACCATGCAGCAATTCGGCCCTCAAATCGAAGAGCTGATACCGCAAACGTACCGGACCATAAAGCTCAACTACCTGGTAGAGCGCGTCTTCAAGGTGGTCTTTGAAAGAGAGTACCCCTGCGTCCTCAGGGTGGGTTCGGCCACCGTGTCGTTGGAGGCCCAGGATGGACAACTGTTCAACTTCTACGTGTACAACAAGCACGGCGTTTCCCCCGGGTTCGACGCGCCGGGTCTGAACACGTACAATGTGGTCAGGATAGCACGCAAGCCGTCCTTCTCCAGCTGA